Within Coffea arabica cultivar ET-39 chromosome 4e, Coffea Arabica ET-39 HiFi, whole genome shotgun sequence, the genomic segment tcttTTGATGGTAGTTAGTTACCTATGAAAAACTAGCGAATATAGTTCCTTTTTCCTTAGATCTTTCAGTAGATACAGAAATGGTATACATCAGCCCAAATTTCAGATGTTTGCCAGCACATGTCTTGTTCCTTGTAGCTCTTGTTCTGTGCATGTATATTCCTGCAATGGCTTCAGGGAACGCCACTGACCAACAAGTTTTACTGGACATAAAGAGCAGGATTTCTCAGGATCCATTCCAGATTATGGCTGGTTGGAATGATTCTGTGCACTACTGCCTGTGGGAAGGTGTTACATGCAATTCATCCAATGATAGAGTCATGATCATCAATTTGTCAGCAAAGAATTTGGTTGGTTCTGTACCCCAATCCATAGGCAACCTTACTTATTTAACTGCTCTAAACCTGCCAAACAATACTTTCCGAGGTAAGATACCTCAGGAAATTGGTCGCTTACTCCGGTTGCAGCAGCTCAATCTGACTTGGAATGAATTCAGTGGAGATATTCCGGTGAATTTAACTTACTGCACAGAGCTTAGAGTGCTTGATTTGGACCATAATGAGCTTGTTGGGAAGATTCCTGAGCAGCTTAGTTCACTGTCAAAGCTGGTGTTATTTGGTCTTGGCGGCAACAACTTCACTGGTTCTTTGCCTGCTTGGATTGGAAACTTTTCATCTCTGCAGAAAATCACACTTGCTTTTAACAGTTTTCAAGGACGTATACCTCCCGAGCTTGGCCGCCTCtcaagattagggttttttcgAGTTTCTGGAAATGAATTATCTGGTACGATTCCTTCTTCAATCTATAACATATCATCCATTTACTACTTTTCTGTTACTCAGAACCAATTGCATGGGGAACTCCAACCAAATGTTGGCCTTACCCTTTCTAATCTTGAGATATTTGCCGGTGGGGTGAATAATTTTACTGGACAAATCCCTGTTTCGTTATCAAACGCTTCCAAGCTTGGCCTGGTAGATTTTGCTCAAAATGGCCTCACTGGAACAGTCCCTGCGGTTTTAGGAAAATTGACAAATTTGTTTAGGATCAATTTTGATGATAACAAGCTTGGAAGCAGGCAGAGTGGGGATTTGGATTTCATTTCTTCCTTAACCAATTGTACAGTTCTGGACGTTTTGGGATTGGCAGGAAATTCTTTTGGTGGAGAGTTGCCGAGTTCAATAGCCAACCTCTCAGTTAACCTCAGCATTCTCACCCTCGGTTCCAATTTATTCCACGGAAAGCTTCCTTTAGGAATTGGAAATCTTGTCAATTTGAACGTTCTAGGGCTGGAAGAAAATTTCCTAAGTGACAGCCTTCCTGATATCCTTGGAAATTTTAAATCTATACAGGGGCTAGAATTAAATGACAACGAATTCTCTGGGTGGATTCCATCTTCTATCAGTAACTTGACATCCTTAAACAGACTTTACCTGCAAAACAACAGACTAGAAGGAACGATACCTCCAGAGCTAGGTAAGTGTAGAAGTTTGCTGGTTCTGAATCTCACTGGGAATAATCTTATTGGCGCCATACCAGCAGAGATCACTAGTCTATCTTCTTTGTCTATCTCTTTGGCCATTTCACGAAATTCTCTCAGTGGCTCGCTGCCTCTTGAAGTGGGCAAGTTGGTTAATCTGAATGAGTTGGATTTATCAAAGAACAAATTATCAGGTGAAATTCCTAGCACCCTCAGCAGTTGTCTTAGTTTGGAGCGCCTTGTGTTGAGCGGTAATTTGCTTCATGGAACAATTCCTGAGTCTTTGAAAACATTAAGAGGTATTGTGGAGATGGATTTTTCACACAACAACTTGTCAGGAGAAATTCCAGAGTTCCTTAGTAAGCTGCCTTTCCTCAAAAAACTTGACCTCTCTTTCAATAATTTTGTCGGCAAAGTGCCTACTGAAGGAGTTTTTTCAAATGCAAGTGAATTTTCATTAATTGGAAATGAGAAGTTATGTGGTGGTGATCCAGGCTTGAATCTTCCTGAATGCCCAGAATTGGCACGTAGAACAGCCACGTTCCTTGAACTAAAAGTATTAATCCCTGTAATTGTTTCTATTGTTTTCCTGGTATTCCTATTTTGCGGTCTTGCTGCTCATTTTGCTCTAAGGAGATCAAGTGAAAGACCTTCAACATCAACTCCGTCAACTGTAGAAGATTGGGAACgtggaatttcatttgaaaaagtATTTAGCTCAACAAACGGATTCTCTGCAGACAACTTAATTGGTTCAGGTAGTTTTGGTTCTGTATACAAAGGAGTTCTAGATGAAGATGGTCCAATTGTGGCAGTGAAAATACTGAACCTCCAACAGAAAGGGGCTTCAAAGAGCTTCATGGATGAATTGAGAGCTTTGAGAAGCATAAGGCACCGTAATCTACTCAAGATCCTTGCTGCTTGCTCCAGCATTGATCCTCAGGGTAAGGATTTCAAATGCTTGGTCTTTGAGTTCATGAGCAAAGGAAACCTGGACCAGTGGCTGCATCAAAGATGTGATGATCAATGTCAACCAAGAAGTTTGGACATTGTCCAAAGACTGAATATAGCTGTGGATATTGCTTCGGCTCTGGATTATCTCCACAATTATTGCCAAAACCCAATAGTTCACTGCGACCTAAAGCCAAGCAATATACTCCTTGATGAAAATATGACAGCCCATGTTGGAGACTTTGGATTGGCAACGTTCCTTCTTGAAGATTCAACACTGTCACAGACAATATCAGCTGGCCTTAAGGGCTCTATTGGTTACATTCCTCCCGGTATATTCTCCATTAATAGTCTTGAAAACCTTTTGCTCTAACTTAGGAAATATACCAGGCAAATTTTTTTGGAATTCTTAACTTTGTTATGCTTTTCATTTTAATTGGTTTTACATACTGTAATTCTTGGTACATTATGCTAAGTTGACTCTCCAATTTCATTGCAGAGTATGCTTCTGGCTGCCCGGTGTCCACATCTGGCGATGTATACAGTTATGGGATTTTACTGCTGGAATTGTTTACAGGTAAAAGTCCAACTGATGACATCTTTAAGGATGGTTTAACTATCCATGAGGTTGTTGCTAGGGCTTTAGCTGGGCATATCATGATGGAGATAGTAGATCCAAATCTGTCATTGGCAGAAGAAAAACACTGCAAAGATGAGTATGAATCTAGTGAAATGAAGgaggaaacaattctcaacaaTAATCTGTCACAAAATTCCAGTAGGAATCTGGATGAATGTTTGATTTCAGTACTGAGAATTGGACATTCATGTTCCAACTCGCTTCCCTTGAATAGGATGCCGATGACCATAGTTGTGAACAAAATGCAGGAAATCAGAGACCTATACTTTGGGATTAAGAAGAACAGAAGGAATGAAATGGATATAAGATATTAATTGCTCATTTTATCATTTCATTCTTGCAATATGGTAGGAAGTTTACCATTCTGCTGCCTTTGTTTTATGGTGAGAAACAAGAGTAGCTTATACTGCCAAATCTGCATTGCTGTTCTGAGATGTTGGATCCCATCTCTTGATATATGGAAGTGTTTACATGTGACAAAGCAGTATATATGATCAGAGAAACTGAGATAGATGTCTTTGGTTCTGTATATAAGCAGGCTGAGGCTATATCATCATTTGTCCATCCGGTCCTGTACTTGAACTGAATTTTTGTGGTgaatttcaagtttcaactaGAATAAAATTGGTGTTACAACATTGAAAAAGATGAGGTAATCATATTGCATTCATGTAGCAGCAAAAAATTGATTATCTTGTGCAACAACAAGTGCTGAATTCAATCACTAGGAAAAATTAATTAGGCAAGATAATCATGAAATTCCTATTTCGACTTTCGatcccctctcttttctccttccCTATTCTCCTTGAAAGATTTAGAATGTATTTTGAATCCAACAaagacaataaaaaaaaaggtatatGGATAAACTTTGGTTCATTGAAGAATATCATTCTAGCTAGTTAACATAAAATCTCAAGATAGCTTGAGCAAAAAAAGGTTCAAAATTACCTCTACCAATAGTTCGATATCACTTTCTTCCTTCCGTccactaggtcaaatttatggGTCCAAATGTCATCGATCCTTCTAGGCATTGCTATTTTGTCTAAAGTATGAAGAGTCAcgatcatcaataaattaacaTGCAACTTTTTTGCCTCTTCCTGATAAACTTTTCCAGCAAAGTCATCCAATGCTACGAAGCATAGTTATAAAACCTGGTCCAGTCCGGTGGTTGAACCGATCGGCTTGATGATCGGCTTGATGACCTGGGCATTAGATTGGGTCGGACCTCTAGTTGGATCGGACAAACAATTAACCCGGTCAAATTTGGACAAGCCCGGTTGACCTGGTGGTTCAACTGAAAACCCACCTGATTTTTCAATTGATCTAgtttaccatttttttttaattgtgggTCTttgtttttgaaacaaaatgtaTATATGCGTTTGATAAGATTTGTACATTATACCTTCATTTGAATATGTATAGACTTCCCCGCTTgcttagtttttatttgataactaaatatttttttacaaacttgttttttttattatacaattaatccttttaacttttaaatttacaatatttgattagttagaaaattattttgtttttaaatgaaaataaaataatgctatattttttaaacaagcgatataaattttgtttttatacttgactatattatttattatttaaaagtatgataaaatgaaattgaatcttcaattaatatctatatatttattatatatctTTCTAAGTACAATAATTAGTATCTGAAAGcactttattatatattttatatatattaacattactattttatatttataaatattaaattaatacTCACCGGTTCAACCAGTGAACTAGTGACCCAGTCCCTTTGCtggattcctttttttttccaacaaacgataacatcttttatatatatataaacacttGATCGTACAAGGATTAAGTACAAAAAAAGGGATACTACCCTCATTTCCCTCTTTACTAAATCTATCAGCCATATTGGGAAGTCTTGTTCCCATTCGATATTATGCACCACTTTAACTGCAAAATGAGCTAGTGCATGGCTGATTTCATTTTCTGTTCTAGGAATAAACACAAAGGAACACTTGTCAAAACCTATTCTAAGATCCTGCACATCTTCTTGGATAGTTGCAATGCTATAATCATATTCACTGCATCTGTTAATCTGCTCAACTACTGATTTGCAGTCTGTATGGACTATAATTTTTGTCCATCCTGCTTGTTTAGCCATCAATAGTGCATTCCTAACTGCGAGAGCTTCTTCTTTACTTGCGGTTCCCTTCCACTGATTTACAATTCCTTTGGCTCTCATGATCGTTCCTTTCCAATTCCTTGCTATGATCCCTTGTCCAGTCCTGATCCTTTTTGCTGATATGGCCGCATCCGTATACAAACTTACTACATCTTCCCTTAGCTGTTCTCTTCTTGCTTGGTGTCCCCTATTGTTCTGGCCTGTTCTGCTCTCCTGTTCTATCTCCCTTGCTTGCTCGAACTCCAACCACTCCTCTTGTGCTTTCTGTACTGTTTTGTGAGGTTCCTGTTTTGCACTATCAAAAATTCTTTTGTTCCTGGCTTTCCAGATTTGCCAGAAAATGTTGATGGTGAGATTTACTCTATCCTGTCCTTGCTCCATCGAGAGTGAATGAGTAGCTTTCTCCCACTAGAGCCATAGGTTATGCTGTTTATCTTGGAGCCCATCCCACCTCACTGGAGCCATTTTCCATACTTCTGCtgcattttcacaaaaaaaaaaaagagcaagtgCTCAATAGTTTCCACAGCTTCCCCACAGCAGTCACATCTTCGCTCTCCTTTCCCCAGCCTTTTGAACATAATCTCGTTTATTGGTAGGCCCAATTTTAATAACGATGCTACAAAGTCTCCCTATGAAAAGACCTTGCCTCCCAAtaatagggaaaaaaaaggcTCCACATTGAACTTAAAGAAACGTCCACAGCCCAATGATAACTAGGGTGAGCAAATTTGATAAGAACCGAATTCATACccgatttcaaatttaatttggtaatttgaaatcgggtatttggtaatttggtacaaaAGTGGTATTTACCaaattcaccgaattctaatATGATATGAAATAGGTAATGGGATTATCAATTTGGTAATaaccgatttcaaattcaaatttgataaaACAAAATAGGGCACTATATTACCGCATTCGAATACCAAattaatttataaatttatatattatatagacAAATGCTATATACTATTAATAGA encodes:
- the LOC113740852 gene encoding uncharacterized protein; amino-acid sequence: MEQGQDRVNLTINIFWQIWKARNKRIFDSAKQEPHKTVQKAQEEWLEFEQAREIEQESRTGQNNRGHQARREQLREDVVSLYTDAAISAKRIRTGQGIIARNWKGTIMRAKGIVNQWKGTASKEEALAVRNALLMAKQAGWTKIIVHTDCKSVVEQINRCSEYDYSIATIQEDVQDLRIGFDKCSFVFIPRTENEISHALAHFAVKVVHNIEWEQDFPIWLIDLVKREMREEAKKLHVNLLMIVTLHTLDKIAMPRRIDDIWTHKFDLVDGRKKVISNYW
- the LOC113740851 gene encoding receptor kinase-like protein Xa21 — translated: MVYISPNFRCLPAHVLFLVALVLCMYIPAMASGNATDQQVLLDIKSRISQDPFQIMAGWNDSVHYCLWEGVTCNSSNDRVMIINLSAKNLVGSVPQSIGNLTYLTALNLPNNTFRGKIPQEIGRLLRLQQLNLTWNEFSGDIPVNLTYCTELRVLDLDHNELVGKIPEQLSSLSKLVLFGLGGNNFTGSLPAWIGNFSSLQKITLAFNSFQGRIPPELGRLSRLGFFRVSGNELSGTIPSSIYNISSIYYFSVTQNQLHGELQPNVGLTLSNLEIFAGGVNNFTGQIPVSLSNASKLGLVDFAQNGLTGTVPAVLGKLTNLFRINFDDNKLGSRQSGDLDFISSLTNCTVLDVLGLAGNSFGGELPSSIANLSVNLSILTLGSNLFHGKLPLGIGNLVNLNVLGLEENFLSDSLPDILGNFKSIQGLELNDNEFSGWIPSSISNLTSLNRLYLQNNRLEGTIPPELGKCRSLLVLNLTGNNLIGAIPAEITSLSSLSISLAISRNSLSGSLPLEVGKLVNLNELDLSKNKLSGEIPSTLSSCLSLERLVLSGNLLHGTIPESLKTLRGIVEMDFSHNNLSGEIPEFLSKLPFLKKLDLSFNNFVGKVPTEGVFSNASEFSLIGNEKLCGGDPGLNLPECPELARRTATFLELKVLIPVIVSIVFLVFLFCGLAAHFALRRSSERPSTSTPSTVEDWERGISFEKVFSSTNGFSADNLIGSGSFGSVYKGVLDEDGPIVAVKILNLQQKGASKSFMDELRALRSIRHRNLLKILAACSSIDPQGKDFKCLVFEFMSKGNLDQWLHQRCDDQCQPRSLDIVQRLNIAVDIASALDYLHNYCQNPIVHCDLKPSNILLDENMTAHVGDFGLATFLLEDSTLSQTISAGLKGSIGYIPPEYASGCPVSTSGDVYSYGILLLELFTGKSPTDDIFKDGLTIHEVVARALAGHIMMEIVDPNLSLAEEKHCKDEYESSEMKEETILNNNLSQNSSRNLDECLISVLRIGHSCSNSLPLNRMPMTIVVNKMQEIRDLYFGIKKNRRNEMDIRY